The Methylomonas montana genome has a window encoding:
- a CDS encoding IS1380 family transposase, with amino-acid sequence MPNCTADSMNFGRLGRRVIEANFQGGAISSDGGLVLLRQIDRRIGLSKAIAQVLHDPRDPDRIIHSLRDLIAQRLYGLCCGYEDLNDHDRLRHDPLLQTAVGKVEPLASSPTFSRLENRASRADILALNQVLVEQFIASHHKAPAELILDIDASDVPLHGDQELAEFHGYYDHYCYLPLYVFCGQAMLSCVLRPSRIDGAKQAAAVIKLLLSRLRQAWPETKFIVRGDSGFCRQLLIRWCERHDVGYVIGVARNARLQKAVADWEAELEADFAKTHSKQRMIREFRYAAKSWNRERRLVTRLEFGSQGRNPRFVVTNLDLPPESLYDELYCLRGEAENRIKETQLDLFGTRASCHAFLANWLRLLLAALAYTLMQRLRSIALVGTELANAQAATIRVKLLKIGASVIRNSRRIRILLASHHPERETFLTASRALAP; translated from the coding sequence ATGCCAAATTGTACCGCTGATTCGATGAATTTTGGGCGCTTGGGCCGCCGGGTGATTGAAGCAAATTTTCAAGGTGGAGCCATCAGTTCGGATGGCGGATTGGTGCTGTTACGGCAAATCGACCGACGCATCGGTTTGTCAAAAGCAATTGCACAGGTTCTGCATGATCCACGCGATCCGGATCGAATTATCCATTCGTTACGCGATCTGATCGCCCAGCGGCTATACGGTTTGTGCTGCGGCTACGAGGACCTGAACGATCATGATCGGCTACGGCATGATCCTCTCCTGCAAACGGCGGTCGGCAAGGTGGAACCGCTGGCCAGCAGCCCAACCTTTTCACGTCTGGAAAACCGAGCATCGCGTGCCGACATCCTGGCGTTGAATCAGGTGCTGGTCGAGCAGTTCATCGCCTCGCATCACAAGGCACCGGCGGAACTGATTCTCGACATCGATGCTTCCGACGTTCCGTTGCACGGTGACCAGGAGTTGGCGGAGTTTCACGGCTACTACGATCACTATTGTTATTTGCCGCTGTACGTGTTTTGCGGCCAGGCCATGCTGAGTTGTGTGTTACGACCAAGTCGCATCGATGGCGCCAAACAAGCCGCCGCCGTCATCAAACTTTTGCTGAGCCGGTTGCGTCAGGCTTGGCCGGAGACAAAGTTCATCGTTCGCGGCGATTCCGGGTTTTGCCGGCAACTACTCATTCGCTGGTGCGAACGCCATGACGTGGGTTATGTGATCGGCGTGGCACGCAATGCCCGCTTGCAGAAAGCCGTCGCTGACTGGGAAGCCGAGCTGGAAGCGGATTTTGCCAAGACACACAGCAAACAGCGCATGATCCGTGAATTTCGGTATGCCGCCAAGTCGTGGAACCGCGAACGGCGTCTGGTGACCCGACTCGAATTCGGCAGCCAAGGCCGTAATCCACGTTTCGTGGTCACCAACCTCGATTTGCCGCCTGAGTCACTTTACGATGAACTCTATTGCCTGCGCGGCGAAGCCGAAAACCGTATCAAGGAAACGCAACTGGACTTGTTCGGCACCCGTGCCAGTTGTCATGCGTTCCTGGCCAACTGGTTGCGTCTGTTGCTCGCCGCCTTGGCCTATACCCTGATGCAACGTCTACGCAGCATCGCTCTGGTCGGCACTGAACTGGCAAACGCCCAAGCCGCGACCATCCGCGTCAAATTGCTCAAGATAGGCGCCTCCGTGATCCGCAACAGCCGCCGTATCCGTATTCTGTTGGCCTCTCACCATCCTGAGCGGGAAACCTTTCTCACCGCCTCGCGCGCTTTAGCGCCTTGA